The stretch of DNA TCGCCCGAGCACCGGCGGGAGCGGCCTTCGGCTCGGTCGCGCGCGCTTGCGGCGGAAGGTGCACGAGGAGCTTTTCGCGGAGCATGCGCGGGTTCTCGCCGGCCTGGATACCCAGGATACCCTCGATGATGAGCTGCCGCTCGGCCACTTCTTCCTTGCTGCGCAGCTTGAGCTTGTTGTGGAGAGGAAGCCAGAGCAAGTTGGCGGTCGCCACACCATAGAGCGTGGCCAGGAAAGCGACTGCGATCGCCGGGCCGAGCGATTCTGGATCTTTGAGCGAACTCAACACGTGCACCAGACCCATGACCGTTCCGATGATGCCCATGGTGGGTGCGAAACCGCCCATCGTCTGGAAGATGCCGTACCCACGAGCGTGACGCTGCTCCATCGCTTCGACATCGGCCCAGAGGATCTGCTCCGTCAGCTCAGCGTCGGTGCCGTCGACGACCAGCATGATCCCTTTCTTCAGGAAGGGATCTTCGATCGGATGGTTCTCGAGGGCGAGAAGGCCGTCACGGCGGGCGATCTCGGCCAGCTTGACGATCTCTTCGACGAGTACAGCGCGACGGTCGGG from Thermomicrobium roseum DSM 5159 encodes:
- a CDS encoding flagellar motor protein — protein: MDLATILGIVLGFGALILAFVMEGGHLSSLIGITAYMIIFGGTFGATLTSYGLKDMLGLPKLIMKAIKTPPDRRAVLVEEIVKLAEIARRDGLLALENHPIEDPFLKKGIMLVVDGTDAELTEQILWADVEAMEQRHARGYGIFQTMGGFAPTMGIIGTVMGLVHVLSSLKDPESLGPAIAVAFLATLYGVATANLLWLPLHNKLKLRSKEEVAERQLIIEGILGIQAGENPRMLREKLLVHLPPQARATEPKAAPAGARAMAPGGE